A genomic window from Silurus meridionalis isolate SWU-2019-XX chromosome 21, ASM1480568v1, whole genome shotgun sequence includes:
- the trim35-28 gene encoding tripartite motif containing 35-28 — MASGMEEDITERPSLLESDLSCPVCRELFRDPLLLTCGHSFCAACLEASWKHQRQKCPVCRKDCDGETPIQNRALKNTVESFQKEIRWHMTRAPQAICGLHQRELQLFCVHDEGPICVECVTLHSGHDIRAIDHGVQYCQELLNLKVKILADKLESFKKLQKRFNETVKFIQIQSEEAEKQIKQEFEKLHQILRDEEASRILALKKEEEQKKKLMKEKIESISHDIVSLNQLIQSVCKEMNTDDLVLLQNYQILKQRAQWTNEESQKFPCGVLINVALHVGALDYKVWESMRSQIKCFPVLMDPNTISPWLSMSPDYASVKESPEKHSVPDNPERFDPCVFVLGSEGFTSGRHRWEVYVGDNPKWVLGVCKESVVRKRKFTVTTTGGVWSIGLSKGVYSGLTTPRTPLPVTKRPETIRVKLNMDKGEVSFWDADTGVHLITYTDKFPEKLFPLFGPGLQKTPMAVQPAKLSIHKSQ, encoded by the exons ATGGCCTCCGGGATGGAAGAGGATATCACCGAGAGACCCTCTCTTCTCGAGTCTGATCTGAGCTGTCCGGTGTGTAGAGAACTTTTCAGAGACCCCTTGTTACTTACATGCGGTCATAGCTTTTGTGCAGCATGTCTGGAAGCCAGCTGGAAGCACCAACGCCAGAAGTGTCCGGTGTGTCGCAAGGACTGTGACGGAGAGACGCCGATCCAAAACCGGGCCCTGAAGAATACAGTCGAGTCTTTCCAAAAAGAGATAAGATGGCACATGACCCGAGCCCCGCAAGCGATCTGCGGATTACACCAACGCGAATTGCAGCTGTTCTGCGTTCATGATGAGGGGCCCAtatgtgtggagtgtgtgacaCTGCATTCTGGCCATGATATCAGAGCTATAGACCATGGAGTCCAGTACTGCCAG GAACTTCTTAACTTAAAAGTCAAGATACTTGCTGACAAATTGGAGTCTTTTAAGAAGCTGCAGAAAAGATTTAATGAGACAGTCAAATTTATTCAG ATCCAGTCAGAGGAAGCAGAGAAGCAAATCAAACAGGAGTTTGAAAAACTCCATCAGATCCTACGAGACGAAGAAGCTTCCAGAATTTTAGCCctaaagaaagaagaggagcaaaagaaaaagttgATGAAGGAGAAGATTGAAAGCATCAGTCATGACATTGTTTCACTCAATCAGCTGATTCAGTCAGTGTGCAAGGAGATGAATACAGATGACTTGGTTCTTCTACAA AACTACCAGATTCTTAAGCAAAG GGCCCAGTGGACAAATGAAGAATCCCAGAAGTTTCCTTGCGGAGTTCTCATAAATGTGGCCCTGCATGTTGGAGCACTGGATTATAAAGTTTGGGAGAGCATGCGATCACAAATCAAATGTT ttccAGTGCTGATGGATCCAAACACTATTTCACCTTGGCTATCCATGTCCCCTGACTATGCAAGTGTGAAAGAAAGCCCAGAGAAGCACTCGGTCCCAGACAACCCTGAACGCTTTGACCCTTGTGTCTTTGTCCTTGGCTCAGAGGGTTTTACATCAGGTCGTCATCGCTGGGAGGTCTATGTAGGTGATAACCCAAAGTGGGTCCTTGGAGTGTGTAAGGAGTCTGTGGTACGCAAGAGGAAGTTCACAGTGACTACAACAGGAGGCGTGTGGAGCATCGGGTTAAGTAAAGGAGTGTACAGCGGTCTGACTACTCCTCGAACTCCACTCCCTGTGACGAAGAGGCCAGAGACGATCAGGGTGAAACTCAACATGGATAAAGGAGAGGTGTCCTTCTGGGATGCAGACACTGGGGTACATCTCATCACCTACACTGACAAATTCCCTGAGAAGCTCTTCCCTCTTTTTGGCCCTGGGCTCCAAAAAACTCCTATGGCAGTCCAGCCCGCCAAACTCTCTATCCATAAGTCACAATGA